Proteins encoded within one genomic window of Epinephelus lanceolatus isolate andai-2023 chromosome 9, ASM4190304v1, whole genome shotgun sequence:
- the LOC144464300 gene encoding uncharacterized protein LOC144464300 codes for MEQLQLLRVFLLCLLALNQCLALPLGGQCVDESFCTYSLQDYYSQLVNLPSRINERSIATWSYVENIDLNRVPQVIHEASCHTSHSCRGLDNAFGLETIPVSLRMPVLKKNPNCFPTTSYSLEFELITIACICAISRHS; via the exons ATGGAACAGCTCCAG CTGCTGCGTGTCTTTCTGCTGTGCCTGCTGGCCCTTAACCAGTGTCTGGCCCTGCCACTGGGCGGTCAGTGTGTGGATGAATCCTTCTGCACATACAGCCTGCAGGACTACTACAGCCAGCTGGTCAACCTGCCCAGCCGCATCAACGAGCGCAGCATCGCAACCTGGAGCTACGT GGAGAACATTGACTTGAACCGAGTGCCTCAGGTCATCCACGAGGCCAGCTGCCACACCAGCCACTCCTGCAGGGGGCTCGACAATGCCTTTGGTCTGGAGACCATCCCCGTGTCCCTGAGGATGCCTGTCCTCAAGAAAAACCCCAACTGCTTCCCCACAACCAGCTACTCTCTGGAGTTTGAGCTCATCACTATAGCTTGTATATGTGCCATCTCCAGACACAGCTGA